A genome region from Cydia pomonella isolate Wapato2018A chromosome 21, ilCydPomo1, whole genome shotgun sequence includes the following:
- the LOC133529891 gene encoding uncharacterized protein LOC133529891 — translation MALYGAPIWADTLSPRSAALLRRPQRAIALRVARAYRDNSHAAAGLLAGSPPWDLEAKVQSAVYWRVLAARREENWPAPREVRQWREEARDVLYQQWSERLEIPGASRDLVAAVRPVLKEWVERKHGAPSFHLTQLLTGHGCFGWYLCERLGREPTTACHHCDGGAVDTAQHTREECPAWAEPRAILSSAIGGDLSLPALISRMLSSEEAWAAVASFSVTVLSQKEAAERMREDDANSLPQRRKRPGRRLRAYAARMIPP, via the coding sequence ATGGCGCTCTACGGGGCGCCAATATGGGCGGATACCCTGAGTCCTCGGAGTGCGGCCCTATTGCGCCGGCCGCAGCGGGCCATAGCTCTCAGGGTGGCTCGAGCGTACCGCGACAACTCGCACGCAGCAGCCGGCCTGCTAGCTGGGAGCCCGCCATGGGATCTTGAAGCCAAGGTTCAGTCCGCGGTCTATTGGCGGGTGCTAGCAGCAAGGAGGGAGGAGAACTGGCCTGCCCCTCGTGAGGTCCGCCAGTGGCGTGAAGAGGCACGAGACGTCCTCTACCAGCAGTGGTCAGAGCGTCTGGAAATCCCGGGAGCTAGCCGGGACCTGGTGGCCGCTGTTCGGCCCGTTTTGAAAGAATGGGTCGAACGCAAGCATGGCGCACCCTCCTTCCATCTCACGCAGCTCTTAACGGGGCACGGCTGTTTCGGCTGGTACCTGTGTGAGAGGTTGGGAAGGGAGCCGACGACAGCGTGCCATCATTGCGATGGAGGAGCCGTGGACACGGCGCAACACACGCGCGAAGAGTGCCCTGCGTGGGCGGAGCCTCGCGCTATCCTGTCCTCGGCCATAGGAGGAGACCTCTCGCTGCCGGCGCTAATAAGCCGCATGCTCAGCAGTGAGGAAGCGTGGGCGGCAGTGGCCTCCTTTAGCGTCACCGTCCTGTCGCAAAAGGAGGCTGCAGAGAGAATGCGCGAGGACGATGCGAATTCGCTCCCTCAGCGCCGTAAGAGGCCAGGTCGGCGTCTAAGGGCATACGCAGCCCGAATGATACCGCCTTAA